In bacterium, a single window of DNA contains:
- a CDS encoding TfoX/Sxy family protein yields MAYDEGLAHRLRELLEDDSSVAEKKMFGGLCFLHGGHMVCGIVGDELMLRVGPEAYDACLAEPHAREMDFTGRALRGMIYVGTDGFAEDEDLEAWVERALSYARSLPPKSAKKKAAKKRAAKKKKAAAKKGTRKR; encoded by the coding sequence ATGGCCTACGACGAAGGTCTCGCCCACCGCCTGCGGGAGCTCCTCGAAGACGATTCCAGCGTGGCCGAGAAGAAGATGTTCGGCGGGCTCTGCTTCCTGCACGGCGGTCACATGGTCTGCGGAATCGTCGGCGACGAGCTGATGCTGCGCGTCGGTCCCGAGGCCTACGACGCCTGCCTGGCGGAACCCCACGCGCGCGAGATGGACTTCACCGGACGCGCGCTCCGCGGGATGATCTACGTGGGGACCGACGGCTTCGCGGAGGACGAAGATCTCGAGGCCTGGGTCGAGCGCGCGCTCTCGTATGCCCGCTCGCTTCCCCCGAAGAGTGCGAAGAAGAAGGCTGCGAAGAAGCGCGCCGCGAAGAAGAAGAAGGCTGCGGCGAAGAAGGGAACGCGGAAGCGTTAG
- a CDS encoding paraquat-inducible protein A, with the protein MPLVGCHHCDAVLEEPEVPDGGSAICRRCGGTLFRRQRATVEITLALTTAAAILFVVANAYPFLSFEMQGQTTRTTLASGAAALWESGRYAIALLVLVTTILAPAMQIGFMLYVLAPLHFHHPAPFAVEAFRVVERCRPWSMMEVFLIGIFVAVVKLSDMAEIVPGIALWAFGLLIPILAGGTAFLDAELVWREIGDLE; encoded by the coding sequence TTGCCCCTGGTCGGATGCCATCACTGCGACGCGGTGCTCGAAGAGCCCGAAGTGCCGGACGGCGGCTCGGCGATCTGCCGGCGCTGCGGCGGAACGCTCTTTCGTCGCCAGCGCGCGACCGTCGAGATCACCCTCGCCCTCACGACGGCCGCCGCGATCCTCTTCGTCGTCGCGAACGCCTACCCCTTCCTCTCCTTCGAGATGCAGGGACAGACGACGCGGACGACCCTCGCCTCCGGCGCGGCGGCGCTGTGGGAGAGCGGGCGCTACGCGATCGCTCTGCTGGTCCTCGTGACGACGATCCTCGCGCCGGCGATGCAGATCGGTTTCATGCTCTACGTGCTGGCTCCGCTTCATTTCCACCATCCGGCGCCCTTCGCGGTCGAGGCGTTCCGGGTGGTCGAACGATGCCGGCCCTGGAGCATGATGGAGGTATTCCTGATCGGGATCTTCGTCGCCGTCGTGAAGCTCTCGGACATGGCGGAGATCGTGCCGGGAATCGCGCTCTGGGCGTTCGGGCTGCTGATTCCGATCCTGGCGGGCGGCACGGCCTTCCTCGACGCGGAGCTCGTCTGGCGCGAGATCGGGGATCTCGAGTGA
- a CDS encoding nuclear transport factor 2 family protein codes for MSDAALRAILDRAEIEELLYRYAEMVDQKDWKQMDRIFALEATIDYRSSGGVSGPFRETLAWLARALETWPLNLHVVSNVLIEIDGDRATSRCYFHSPMGRNVSEGAQLVITNSGRYLDELVRTSDGWRIVARVCEQTIMQGSLPEGYEIPS; via the coding sequence ATGTCCGACGCCGCCCTCCGCGCGATCCTGGATCGCGCCGAAATCGAAGAGCTGCTCTACCGCTACGCGGAGATGGTCGACCAGAAGGATTGGAAGCAGATGGATCGCATTTTCGCCCTCGAAGCGACCATCGACTACCGGTCGAGCGGGGGCGTGTCCGGCCCGTTCCGCGAGACCCTGGCCTGGCTCGCCCGCGCCCTCGAGACCTGGCCGCTCAACCTGCACGTCGTGAGCAACGTCCTGATCGAGATCGACGGCGACCGCGCGACGTCGCGTTGCTATTTCCATTCGCCGATGGGCCGCAACGTTTCGGAAGGCGCGCAGCTCGTCATCACGAACTCCGGCCGCTACCTCGACGAGCTCGTCCGGACGAGCGACGGATGGCGGATCGTCGCACGCGTCTGCGAGCAGACGATCATGCAGGGCTCGCTGCCCGAGGGCTACGAGATCCCGAGCTAG
- a CDS encoding 4-hydroxybutyrate CoA-transferase, with protein MSAPRSVSAAEAANLLRPVDRLGIPLGPGQPKDFLHALGERQDWEDLAVFGALLVDLFPVFAQPGVRMRSGFFGPAARARRAAGHAIEFVPADFRRFAEIAERFAPRVVATAASTPDADGRVSLSLHAGATVDEIHAAARDPERLLVVETSPHFPRTLGLEPDHPHGISLEEVDVWIEGKASPTELPDKPVGPVEQAIAEHVVAFIPPGATLQTGIGGIPNAVVAVLAEGSGGDYGVHSEMFTTGLMHLHEAGRVANEKGVYDGVSITTFAMGDRSLYDWLDGNDAVRFLPADIVNDPAVIARNRDMISINGALTIDLLGQVVADSLDGVQHSGIGGHEDFLAGAGRIAEGRSLLCLPSTARVDGKAQSRIVAQLTPGSIVTSPRHQVDVVVTEHGTAELAGRTVFERALALAEISAPDERDTLRAAARELAKRGVLG; from the coding sequence ATGAGCGCACCTCGTTCCGTGTCTGCCGCCGAAGCCGCAAATCTGCTTCGCCCCGTCGATCGCCTGGGCATCCCGCTCGGTCCCGGTCAGCCGAAGGACTTTCTCCACGCGCTCGGCGAGCGCCAGGACTGGGAGGACCTCGCGGTCTTCGGCGCCTTGCTGGTGGATCTCTTTCCGGTCTTCGCGCAGCCCGGCGTGCGGATGCGCTCGGGCTTCTTCGGGCCCGCGGCGCGCGCGCGCCGCGCGGCGGGGCACGCGATCGAGTTCGTGCCCGCCGACTTTCGGCGCTTCGCCGAGATCGCCGAGCGCTTCGCGCCGCGGGTCGTGGCGACCGCGGCCTCGACACCCGACGCCGACGGACGTGTCTCCCTCTCGCTCCACGCAGGCGCGACCGTCGACGAGATCCATGCCGCGGCCCGTGATCCCGAACGCCTGCTCGTCGTCGAGACCAGTCCACACTTTCCGCGAACCCTCGGACTCGAACCGGATCATCCGCACGGGATCTCCCTCGAGGAGGTCGACGTCTGGATCGAGGGGAAAGCCAGTCCGACGGAGCTGCCGGACAAGCCCGTGGGCCCGGTCGAGCAGGCGATCGCCGAGCACGTCGTCGCGTTCATCCCGCCGGGCGCGACCCTGCAGACCGGGATCGGGGGAATTCCGAACGCCGTCGTCGCGGTCCTCGCCGAAGGATCCGGGGGCGACTACGGCGTGCACAGCGAGATGTTCACGACGGGGCTGATGCATCTGCACGAGGCGGGGCGCGTCGCGAACGAGAAGGGCGTCTACGACGGCGTCTCGATCACGACCTTCGCGATGGGCGATCGTTCGCTCTACGACTGGCTCGACGGGAACGACGCGGTCCGCTTCCTCCCCGCCGACATCGTGAACGACCCCGCCGTCATCGCCCGCAATCGCGACATGATCTCGATCAACGGGGCGCTCACGATCGATCTGCTGGGCCAGGTCGTGGCGGATTCGCTCGACGGCGTGCAGCACTCGGGGATCGGCGGGCACGAGGACTTTCTCGCCGGCGCCGGACGGATCGCGGAAGGACGATCTCTGCTCTGCCTGCCCTCGACCGCGCGGGTCGATGGCAAGGCGCAGTCGCGGATCGTCGCCCAGCTGACGCCGGGATCGATCGTGACGAGTCCCCGTCACCAGGTCGATGTCGTGGTCACCGAGCACGGCACGGCGGAGCTGGCGGGTCGGACCGTCTTCGAGCGCGCGCTGGCGCTCGCCGAGATCTCTGCCCCGGACGAGCGCGACACGCTTCGCGCGGCGGCGCGGGAGCTCGCGAAGCGCGGGGTGCTCGGCTGA
- a CDS encoding paraquat-inducible protein A has translation MSGAAPPVTAAFGPHAQCHVCNLVVSVPEGPTEGLACPRCRTGLHRRKPNSLSRTWALLIAASICYVPANLFPVMEVTTLGQTQADTILSGVIYLAVNGTWPLAVIVFVASVVVPVLKIVSLGYLALSVQRASQWRPRDRARLYRVVEQVGRWSMVDVYVVTILVALVHLGSLANVEARVGGFYFGAVVVLTMLAAESFDPRLIWDQMTTDEVADGGPVDRIEEGSGDGR, from the coding sequence GTGAGCGGAGCCGCACCGCCGGTGACCGCCGCCTTCGGGCCGCACGCGCAGTGCCACGTGTGCAATCTGGTCGTCTCCGTGCCCGAGGGACCGACCGAGGGGCTGGCCTGCCCGCGCTGCCGAACGGGGCTCCATCGCCGCAAGCCGAACAGCCTGTCGCGGACCTGGGCGCTCCTGATCGCCGCTTCGATCTGTTATGTGCCGGCGAATCTCTTCCCGGTCATGGAGGTCACGACCCTGGGACAGACCCAGGCGGACACGATCCTCTCGGGCGTGATCTATCTCGCGGTCAACGGGACCTGGCCCCTCGCGGTGATCGTCTTCGTCGCCAGCGTGGTCGTCCCCGTGCTCAAGATCGTGTCGCTCGGGTACCTCGCGCTCTCGGTCCAGCGAGCGAGCCAGTGGCGGCCGCGGGATCGTGCGCGACTCTATCGGGTGGTCGAGCAGGTCGGCCGGTGGTCGATGGTGGACGTGTACGTGGTGACGATTCTCGTCGCGCTCGTCCACCTGGGCTCTCTCGCCAACGTCGAGGCTCGGGTCGGGGGGTTCTATTTCGGCGCGGTCGTGGTCCTCACGATGCTCGCGGCGGAGAGCTTCGACCCGCGGCTCATCTGGGACCAGATGACGACGGACGAGGTTGCGGACGGGGGTCCCGTGGATCGAATCGAGGAGGGGAGCGGCGATGGCAGATGA
- a CDS encoding phosphotransferase family protein codes for MTETIEGAELESMEARTEKVVRWIEENVGGHVVHIDPQARWRPVWFAEVERGDEKLSLCVRGDRLDCMHGFPLENEMKFQALLHDAGIPVAKVHGWCDDPRAYVMDRVHGVEHFQQASDEERDRVMRHYMELLAKIHALPIDRFVEAGLLRAETPAESGWIGMQTYWDAYRAAKKRPDPLLEFCFAWLRRNPIGGAVRETPIVWDSGQLMHRNGRVEAVIDLELAHLGDPMMDLAGFRMRTSVLNYGDFEALYDHYAEHGGQTVDRRAIQYHHFCFTLSNQLAFHDALAEPPPGSDYMTNMQWCAETNIYAMEALGEILGIELTPPPMPEARISTGAVGHEHLIRWLRHFEAPDEYTQHQFRIFFRLARHLQRTDEIGAAIDAANLDDLEPLLGFRPATWQEGDAALERFVQGDDGSHDEALVHLFHARTWRYLMLCGPEGSAIARHNPIPDFRVD; via the coding sequence ATGACGGAAACGATCGAAGGTGCCGAACTCGAGTCGATGGAAGCGCGAACGGAGAAGGTCGTACGCTGGATCGAAGAGAACGTGGGGGGGCACGTCGTCCACATCGACCCGCAGGCGCGGTGGCGCCCGGTCTGGTTCGCGGAGGTCGAACGCGGCGACGAGAAGCTCTCGCTCTGCGTGCGCGGGGACCGGCTCGACTGCATGCACGGCTTTCCTCTCGAGAACGAGATGAAGTTCCAGGCGTTGCTCCACGACGCCGGCATTCCCGTCGCGAAGGTCCACGGCTGGTGCGACGACCCGCGCGCCTACGTGATGGATCGCGTCCACGGCGTCGAACACTTCCAGCAGGCGAGCGACGAAGAGCGCGACCGCGTGATGCGCCACTACATGGAGTTGCTCGCGAAGATCCATGCCCTGCCGATCGACCGCTTCGTGGAGGCGGGCCTGCTCCGCGCCGAGACCCCGGCGGAGTCCGGCTGGATCGGGATGCAGACCTACTGGGACGCGTATCGGGCCGCGAAGAAGCGACCGGACCCGCTCCTCGAGTTCTGCTTCGCCTGGCTCCGGCGCAATCCGATCGGCGGTGCGGTGCGCGAGACGCCGATCGTCTGGGACTCCGGCCAGCTGATGCACCGGAACGGACGCGTCGAGGCGGTGATCGATCTCGAGCTCGCGCACCTCGGCGATCCGATGATGGATCTCGCGGGCTTCCGCATGCGAACGAGCGTCCTGAACTACGGCGACTTCGAAGCGCTCTACGACCACTATGCCGAGCACGGCGGGCAGACGGTGGATCGCCGCGCGATCCAGTACCACCACTTCTGCTTCACCCTGTCCAACCAGCTCGCCTTCCACGACGCCCTCGCCGAGCCGCCGCCCGGCTCGGACTACATGACGAACATGCAGTGGTGCGCGGAGACCAACATCTACGCGATGGAGGCTCTGGGCGAGATCCTCGGGATCGAGCTCACGCCGCCGCCGATGCCCGAAGCGCGGATCTCGACCGGCGCCGTCGGCCACGAGCACCTCATCCGCTGGCTCCGCCACTTCGAAGCGCCGGACGAGTACACGCAGCACCAGTTCCGCATCTTCTTCCGGCTCGCGCGGCACCTGCAGCGGACGGACGAGATCGGTGCGGCGATCGATGCCGCGAACCTCGACGACCTCGAGCCGCTGCTGGGCTTCCGGCCGGCGACCTGGCAGGAGGGCGATGCCGCCCTCGAGCGCTTCGTCCAGGGGGACGACGGGTCTCACGACGAAGCACTGGTCCACCTTTTCCACGCCCGGACGTGGCGCTACCTCATGCTGTGCGGCCCCGAAGGCTCGGCCATCGCCCGCCACAACCCGATCCCGGACTTCCGGGTCGACTGA
- a CDS encoding glycerol-3-phosphate 1-O-acyltransferase, translating to MGNPDPPPQDSPPSDGWSGPDPAWPDVGPGERVVFLVDASSRLERRMLERWIEANRPGDFPAERIETIAIPPSRRGRRSRLAPALEATLASPGDPTMAPLRVIWRGALREDGRRTPSLLSLLTIGDPRDPSWLRQLFVRWRSPDRCVIVAAEPATRANLHGRWRGAAGNGPAETAGFAEFVAQKAALALERAERRVRGARYKVPRLVHEELLFRPAFRGGLDRLVSIQRAEGKTDASRTALAAEAASDLREIAATHSRFVIDLVISIIRWLYTRGYDEELAYSDEQMRGIAALEERHPVVFLPTHKHNLDHLVLQYALHEHGLPPNHTAGGINMNFFPVGQLVRRAGVFFIRRTFKDDDVYKHVLSHYIDYLIEKRFPLEWYIEGGRSRSGKLLPPRYGLLANVVDAYRRGKSDDVYLVPVSIAYDQIQGLGSYVDEQRGGEKQAESFGWFVGMVRQMRRRYGRIHLAFGDPVSLRQQLGDVGAELAPGERYDLEKLAFEVCVRINRVTPITPTSLVTLALLGTTGQALTVEGTRRSLENLLENVRLRGLPSTADLEHLKEDTGVAATLDALVENDVVTRFDEGLDPVFGIADDQQLSAAYYRNTIVHFFVSGAIAELALLHAIEGDRNDVLTRFWDEVMRLRDLLKFEFFFPEKDAFREEIRGTVELNHRAWEKRIAEYELDPEDMIRRARPYLAHRILRPFLESYRVVADQLANLAPETPFDEKRFLKDCLGLGRQYELQQRIHAADSVSKALFQTALRLAANRGLLEAAPEDGEPAARERLAQARREFADEVADAVRRVDIIVALAAQRRAGFVS from the coding sequence ATGGGCAACCCCGACCCGCCGCCGCAGGATTCGCCTCCGTCGGACGGATGGAGCGGCCCCGACCCGGCGTGGCCCGACGTCGGGCCCGGCGAGCGGGTGGTCTTCCTGGTCGACGCGTCGAGCCGCCTCGAGCGCCGCATGCTCGAACGCTGGATCGAGGCGAATCGCCCCGGAGACTTCCCCGCCGAGCGAATCGAGACGATCGCGATCCCCCCGTCGCGCCGTGGGCGCCGTTCGCGACTCGCCCCGGCGCTCGAAGCGACCCTCGCCTCCCCGGGTGATCCGACGATGGCCCCGCTCCGCGTGATCTGGCGTGGCGCGCTTCGCGAGGACGGGCGACGCACGCCGAGCCTGCTCTCGCTACTGACGATCGGGGACCCTCGTGATCCGTCCTGGCTGCGCCAACTCTTCGTGCGGTGGCGCTCGCCGGACCGCTGCGTGATCGTCGCCGCCGAGCCCGCAACCCGCGCAAACCTCCACGGCCGTTGGCGGGGCGCCGCCGGAAACGGACCGGCGGAGACGGCGGGTTTCGCGGAGTTCGTCGCCCAGAAGGCGGCCCTCGCCCTCGAGCGGGCCGAGCGACGTGTTCGTGGCGCCCGCTACAAGGTCCCCCGACTGGTCCACGAGGAACTCCTCTTCCGACCGGCGTTCCGGGGCGGACTCGACCGGCTCGTCTCGATCCAACGCGCCGAAGGCAAGACCGACGCCTCCCGGACGGCGCTCGCCGCCGAGGCCGCGAGCGACCTGCGCGAGATCGCCGCGACCCACAGTCGCTTCGTGATCGACCTCGTCATCTCCATCATCCGCTGGCTCTACACGCGGGGCTACGACGAAGAGCTCGCCTACTCCGACGAACAGATGCGCGGAATCGCCGCCCTCGAAGAGCGACACCCCGTGGTGTTCCTCCCGACCCACAAGCACAACCTCGACCACCTCGTCCTCCAGTACGCCCTCCACGAGCACGGCCTGCCGCCGAACCACACTGCGGGCGGCATCAACATGAACTTCTTCCCGGTCGGTCAGCTGGTTCGTCGGGCCGGCGTGTTCTTCATCCGGCGAACCTTCAAGGACGACGACGTGTACAAGCACGTCCTCTCCCACTACATCGACTACCTGATCGAGAAGCGCTTCCCGCTCGAGTGGTACATCGAGGGCGGACGCTCCAGATCCGGCAAGCTCCTTCCCCCGCGCTACGGCCTCCTCGCGAACGTCGTCGACGCCTATCGCCGAGGCAAGAGCGACGACGTCTACCTCGTGCCGGTCTCGATCGCGTACGACCAGATCCAGGGCCTCGGGAGCTACGTCGACGAGCAACGCGGCGGCGAGAAGCAGGCGGAGAGCTTCGGCTGGTTCGTCGGGATGGTCCGGCAGATGAGAAGGCGCTACGGACGGATCCACCTCGCCTTCGGCGATCCCGTCTCGCTCCGCCAGCAGCTCGGAGACGTCGGAGCCGAGCTCGCGCCCGGCGAGCGCTACGACCTCGAGAAGCTCGCCTTCGAAGTCTGCGTCCGCATCAATCGGGTCACGCCCATCACCCCGACTTCCCTCGTCACCCTCGCGCTCCTGGGCACGACCGGTCAGGCGCTCACCGTCGAAGGTACGCGCCGCTCCCTCGAGAACCTGCTCGAGAACGTGCGACTGCGGGGCCTCCCCTCGACCGCGGACCTCGAGCACCTGAAGGAGGACACGGGCGTCGCAGCGACCCTCGACGCGCTCGTCGAGAACGACGTCGTGACGCGATTCGACGAAGGGCTCGATCCGGTCTTCGGAATCGCCGACGACCAGCAGCTCTCCGCCGCCTACTACCGGAACACGATCGTGCACTTCTTCGTTTCCGGCGCGATCGCCGAGCTCGCTCTCCTCCACGCGATCGAAGGCGATCGCAACGACGTGCTGACACGCTTCTGGGACGAGGTCATGCGACTGCGCGACCTGCTCAAGTTCGAGTTCTTCTTTCCCGAGAAGGACGCGTTCCGCGAGGAGATCCGCGGGACCGTCGAGCTGAACCACCGCGCCTGGGAGAAACGGATCGCCGAGTACGAGCTCGACCCCGAGGACATGATCCGGCGAGCGCGTCCCTACCTGGCCCATCGCATCCTGCGCCCCTTCCTCGAGAGCTATCGGGTGGTCGCCGACCAGCTGGCGAATCTCGCACCCGAGACGCCCTTCGACGAGAAGCGGTTCCTCAAGGACTGCCTTGGTCTCGGTCGGCAGTACGAGCTCCAGCAACGCATCCACGCCGCGGACTCGGTCTCGAAAGCGCTCTTCCAGACGGCGCTCCGCCTGGCGGCGAACCGCGGCCTCCTCGAGGCCGCCCCCGAGGACGGCGAGCCCGCCGCACGAGAACGCCTCGCGCAGGCGCGACGCGAGTTCGCGGACGAGGTGGCCGACGCCGTGCGACGGGTCGACATCATCGTCGCCCTCGCGGCCCAGCGACGCGCCGGATTCGTCTCCTGA
- a CDS encoding acetyltransferase, with protein sequence MGWIDHARSAASITVITVNLTSWAILLVVLGIVKAVAGPLRGAIDRVLDACYRGAIAIHDGWLRRVMGARWRNPDLDLPADELCIVLSNHSSWADILLLQSAIARRGPLLKFLTKRELALMPIFGVIFWAFDFPLLRRTAKEGQSESERRAADAAALDAACEAVRRRPAALTNFAEGTRATPEKIAARGGSYRHLLPPRVGGFASLVGALEGDLVSVIDVTIVSPEPPAFWPFLTGRLSEIEIRAERISAAELPQGRDALRAWLDQRWQAKDEAIEKARAAYESRSAND encoded by the coding sequence ATGGGATGGATCGATCATGCGAGGAGCGCCGCGTCGATCACGGTCATCACCGTGAACCTGACGTCCTGGGCGATTCTGCTCGTCGTGCTGGGAATCGTGAAGGCCGTGGCCGGTCCCTTGCGCGGTGCGATCGATCGGGTCCTCGACGCCTGTTATCGCGGGGCGATCGCGATCCACGACGGCTGGCTTCGTCGGGTGATGGGAGCGCGCTGGCGGAATCCGGACCTCGATCTCCCGGCCGACGAGCTCTGCATCGTCCTCTCCAATCACTCGTCGTGGGCCGACATCCTCCTGCTCCAGAGCGCGATCGCACGACGCGGGCCGCTTCTCAAGTTCCTGACGAAGCGGGAGCTCGCCCTCATGCCGATCTTCGGCGTGATCTTCTGGGCCTTCGACTTTCCTCTACTCCGACGAACCGCGAAGGAAGGACAGAGCGAATCCGAGCGCCGCGCGGCGGACGCGGCGGCCCTCGACGCGGCGTGCGAGGCGGTCCGGCGGCGGCCGGCGGCGCTCACGAACTTCGCCGAGGGGACCCGGGCGACCCCCGAGAAGATCGCGGCGCGCGGGGGATCCTATCGCCACCTGCTGCCGCCGCGGGTCGGCGGATTTGCCTCGCTGGTGGGCGCGCTCGAGGGCGATCTCGTCTCGGTCATCGACGTCACGATCGTCTCGCCGGAGCCGCCGGCGTTCTGGCCCTTCCTGACCGGCCGGCTCTCGGAGATCGAGATCCGGGCGGAGCGCATCTCCGCGGCGGAGTTGCCGCAGGGGCGCGATGCCCTGCGCGCGTGGCTGGACCAGCGATGGCAGGCCAAGGACGAAGCGATCGAGAAGGCGCGCGCCGCGTACGAAAGCCGATCGGCGAACGACTGA
- a CDS encoding sulfotransferase encodes MSSGSAENQAAFQDAELLAEAQSSAGLSDFGPDEFRPAMEKLTWSLREEAPLNDLGRQILRTRIIESLETRLRIQHWIDRHPEILDEEIGAPIVVIGQARTGTTMLQRIIASDPRNHACMWWETRFPAPHADTDWSQPDPRIPIAEAEVAAILEADPRQKSIHPWDALAPDEEIMLLEHSFLSYVPEAFCNIPTYRSWISEQDWTPSYRYLKKLIQSLQWQKRQRGNVRERWVLKAPNHLGFIDTLFETFEGANVILTHRDPVETVASAASMNGSYWALYGDPSPAQMAQAGNQWKDRMAWSTNRCMEARKRYDASRFADLWFLDALKTPIEELTRVYEQFGIEMTDEARAGMEQWRADNPREKRPPHEYTLEEYGLSEEGIKADFAEYRKTFIEPRL; translated from the coding sequence ATGAGCAGTGGATCCGCCGAGAATCAGGCCGCCTTCCAGGACGCCGAGCTGTTGGCGGAGGCCCAGTCGAGCGCGGGGCTCTCGGATTTCGGACCCGACGAGTTCCGCCCGGCGATGGAGAAGCTGACGTGGTCCCTCCGCGAGGAGGCCCCGCTCAACGACCTCGGTCGCCAGATCCTTCGCACCCGGATCATCGAGAGCCTCGAGACGCGGCTCCGGATCCAGCACTGGATCGACCGCCATCCCGAGATCCTCGACGAGGAGATCGGCGCCCCGATCGTCGTGATCGGTCAGGCGCGAACCGGGACGACGATGCTCCAGCGGATCATCGCGAGTGATCCCCGCAACCACGCCTGCATGTGGTGGGAGACGCGCTTCCCCGCGCCCCACGCCGACACGGACTGGAGCCAGCCCGACCCGCGGATCCCGATCGCCGAAGCCGAGGTGGCCGCGATCCTCGAGGCCGACCCGCGCCAGAAGTCGATTCATCCCTGGGATGCCCTCGCGCCCGACGAAGAGATCATGCTCCTCGAGCACTCCTTCCTCTCCTACGTGCCCGAGGCGTTCTGCAACATCCCCACCTACCGGAGCTGGATCAGCGAGCAGGACTGGACGCCGAGCTACCGCTACCTGAAGAAGCTGATCCAGTCGCTCCAGTGGCAGAAGCGCCAGCGAGGCAACGTCCGCGAGCGCTGGGTCCTCAAGGCGCCGAACCACCTGGGCTTCATCGACACGCTCTTCGAGACCTTCGAAGGAGCGAACGTGATCCTGACCCACCGCGACCCCGTCGAAACCGTCGCCTCGGCGGCGTCGATGAACGGGTCCTACTGGGCGCTCTACGGCGATCCGTCGCCTGCGCAGATGGCCCAGGCCGGGAACCAGTGGAAGGACCGGATGGCCTGGTCGACGAATCGCTGCATGGAGGCGCGCAAGCGCTACGACGCGAGCCGATTCGCCGACCTCTGGTTCCTCGACGCGCTCAAGACGCCGATCGAGGAGCTCACCCGCGTCTACGAACAGTTCGGGATCGAGATGACCGACGAGGCGCGCGCGGGCATGGAGCAGTGGCGCGCGGACAATCCGCGCGAGAAGCGACCGCCCCACGAGTACACCCTCGAGGAGTACGGACTCTCCGAAGAAGGCATCAAGGCCGACTTCGCCGAGTACCGCAAGACCTTCATCGAGCCGCGGCTCTAG